A stretch of Lactuca sativa cultivar Salinas chromosome 6, Lsat_Salinas_v11, whole genome shotgun sequence DNA encodes these proteins:
- the LOC111917335 gene encoding UDP-D-apiose/UDP-D-xylose synthase 2, whose amino-acid sequence MASTTARLDLDGNTINPMTICMIGAGGFIGSHLCEKLMQETPHTVLAVDVYNDKIKHLLEPDSLPWAGRIQFHRLNIKNDSRLEGLIKCSDLTINLAAICTPADYNTRPLDTIYSNFIDALPVLKYCSENNKRLIHFSTCEVYGKTIGSYLPKDSPLRQDPAYYILKEDVSPCIFGSVEKQRWSYACAKQLIERLIYAEGAENGLEFTIVRPFNWIGPRMDFIPGIDGPSEGVPRVLACFSNNLLRREPLKLVDGGESQRTFVYIKDAIEAVLLMIENPGRASGHIFNVGNPNNEVTVRQLAEMMTKVYSKVSGEDSIETPTIDVSSKEFYGEGYDDSDKRIPDMTIINKQLGWNPKTSLWDLLESTLTYQHKTYAEAIKQAIAKPLAN is encoded by the exons ATGGCATCTACGACGGCGAGGTTAGATCTGGATGGAAATACGATAAATCCGATGACGATATGTATGATTGGTGCTGGAGGATTCATAGGTTCGCACTTGTGCGAGAAGTTGATGCAAGAGACGCCACACACGGTGTTAGCTGTCGATGTTTACAATGACAAGATCAAGCACCTGCTCGAACCGGACTCTCTTCCTTGGGCTGGGCGCATTCAGTTCCACCGACTTAATATCAAGAATGATTCTCGCCTCGAAGGGCTCATCAAGTGTTCCGATCTG ACGATAAATCTGGCCGCGATTTGCACTCCAGCGGATTACAACACGCGTCCTCTTGACACGATTTACAGCAATTTCATCGATGCGCTCCCTGTG CTCAAGTACTGCTCAGAGAACAACAAGAGGCTCATTCACTTCTCTACTTGTGAAGTGTATGGGAAAACAATTGGTAGCTATCTTCCCAAAGATAGCCCCTTACGACAG GATCCTGCTTACTATATTCTTAAGGAAGATGTTTCCCCATGCATATTCGGATCAGTTGAGAAACAGAGATGGTCATATGCATGTGCAAAACAGTTGATCGAGAGACTAATTTATG CCGAGGGTGCAGAAAATGGTTTAGAATTCACAATAGTCAGACCTTTCAACTGGATTGGCCCTAGGATGGATTTCATCCCCGGGATTGATGGTCCCAGTGAAGGTGTTCCTAGGGTTCTTGCATGCTTTAGCAAT AACCTTCTTAGACGTGAGCCTTTGAAGCTTGTTGATGGTGGTGAATCCCAAAGAACCTTTGTTTACATTAAGGATGCTATTGAAGCTGTTCTTTTGATGATT GAAAATCCAGGCAGGGCTAGTGGTCATATTTTCAATGTGGGAAACCCTAACAATGAAGTTACAGTTAGGCAACTCGCTGAAATGATGACTAAG GTGTACTCGAAAGTAAGTGGAGAAGATTCAATAGAGACTCCCACCATTGATGTGAGCTCAAAGGAATTTTATGGGGAAGGTTATGATGACAGTGACAAACGTATTCCAGACATGACCATTATAAACAAACAATTAG GTTGGAACCCAAAGACATCACTGTGGGATTTGCTGGAATCAACACTAACATATCAACACAAGACATATGCAGAAGCAATCAAGCAAGCAATTGCAAAACCATTAGCAAATTAA